The sequence TGTCCCTTGATATGAGAAAAAGCAACCAAAGATAGTTGATAATTCATCTTGTGCGGCTTTTTTGAATACCCTTTCATTATACATTTCCTCCTTGGACATTTCATTATCTAGTCGTGTTCACTTGTTGTTAAATGATTGACTGAAACTGCTTTTTGTCTTAGTGTAGCACATTATTGGACAATCAAATAAAAAACTTCTCCATAAAAAACGCCCTTCAAGTATAGCAGTCACTTTTTATCGCGACTACCTTGAAGGGCATTTATTCTATATTTTTATGCTTATCTGATTGTGCTGAAAGCTTGTGACCATAGCAATAAGTCATCAAACATACCTTGTGCATTAACTTTATTGTAGTCATTTGGTTTGAAAATACTCATGTTTTCAAAGTCAGACATTATAGAGAAGTTTGTTGTCGTGTGGACAGTAGCAACACTCAATTCGCCTAAGATCGAACGCATATTTTCGTGAGCACGTGCGCCGCCTAAGCTGCCGTATCCAACCAATGCTGCTGCTTTATTCGCTACTTCTGGTTTTAAGAAGTCAGTAGCATTTTTTAATGCTCCACCTACTGCATGATTGTATTCTGGAGTGATAAATACATATCCATCAAATGAAGCCATTTTTTCAGACCATGCTTGAATAGCTGCACCTGCTGCTGCTTGACGCTCTTCAGGAAGTTTAGCTCCCAATAGCGGTAGATCATAATCAGCTAACTCAACGATTTCGTATTCTACTCCTTCATCGTTTCTGTTTACTGCAAAATCATAAATCCATTGTGTTACTGCTTCTGAGTTTCTTCCTTCGCGTACGCTTCCTGAGATAATACCGATTTTCATAATTTTTTTCCCCTTTTCTTCTATTATTGTTTCTTCTTTTTTTCCGAATAACGCTTCGCTCATTCGAGTGAATACTGATTTACTGCTCAATGTATTTCCTCCGTTGATTTATTTAATTGAAGGTGGACCGTCAATCATTCACTTACATTTCGTAAGTACTTGCTTAGTATGCCACAGAATTAAAAGCATTTCAAGCTAATTTATCACGAATTAGAGATTTGTTTATCAAAACTACTTTATTGGTCTTTTAATCTTTTGGTTCAATTCCTCTAAACAAAGAAATGGTAACGGTATCACTAATGGTTTCAAGGTACTTCTTTTTTTCCTTTCTACACCAAATAAATATCGGTCAGCTCAATTAATCAAAAAAATACAGCAATGGATCAACTAATGATCGATTGCTGCATTTTTAGGTTCTATCCTTTTTGAGGCTGGCAACTAAAATGACTGTATGCTACAATCTTGAAATTTTGGAGGAATAGTGGCTGCTTGTAGCCATGAAGAGGCTTGAAAACCTGAAGACATAAGTCTTCTCCAGGAGGTCCCATAGCTTTCTACAAGCAAACACATAAATCCTGGAAGAAATTTCGCTCCCTAAGAATTACCAACACAATTGGACAAAGAGCCTATCTTTCTTGTTAGTCTTCTAAATAAGAAATGTCTTTTTTGACAGGGACTTTTGTGCCGTCAAATTGTTCTTCGATATATTCTTGAACTTCTTCATCGTGGTACAGTTCGCCTAATTTCAGAACATCTTCATTAGCGGCATTCGCTTTTTGTGTAACCAGAATATTAACGTTATTTTTTGTTTCGTCGTTGATCTCTTCATGGAAGATTGAATCTTCCAAGACATTCAATTCGCCTTCCAGTGCAACCGTATTTCCGATCAAGACCAAGTCTACATCTTGCAGCACTCGCGGACCGGTTGTATCATCGATTTCAACAAAGATTAAATTTTTAGGATTCTCGATGATATCACTGGTTGTGCCTAATGCATCAAAGTCATCGGGTAATGTGATCAACCCTGCTGCTTCGAGCAATAATAAGCCTCTTGAAGCATTCGATGGATTGTCGGCAATCGCCACAACAGAGCCTTCGCTCACATCTTTTATAGCGTCAAATTTGTCAGTGTAGATGCCCATTGGTTCTAAGTAAGTTGTTGCAAAAGCAGTTAAATCGGACCCGCTCTCTTCATTAAATGAGTTTAAGTATGCCCATGATTGAAAGGCATTGACATCCACTTCGCCTTCAACGGTCGCCGTATTCAATTGAGGACCGCCGTTTACTTCTTCAACTTCTAATGTGACTCCTGCTTCTTTTGCAGCATCGGATCGAGCAATGTATTCCCAAATTTGAACATCTGATGCTTGGGCTCCGATCACTATTGTTTGTGATTCGCTCGAATCGTTTTTCGAAGATTCGGTTTCTGACGCATCTCCTGTTGAACTGCAGGCAGCCAATACAAGAGCTGTTGTGATTAAAATGGATGATAGAACGCTTTGTCTTTTTTTCATACCTCATCGTCCTTTCTTAATGCATAGTCATGCCGCCGGTCACGTTGATCGCTTGTCCTGTCATATATGCTGACAAGTGGCTTGCTAAGAATAGAACCACACTCGCAACTTCCGATGCTGCTGCTGTGCGACCAAGCGGTATTTGCGAACAGTCCTCAGCATAAATTTCTTCAGGCGTCATGCCTCTGATAAGTCCGCCTTCTACTCTTTCACGATGCTTCATTTCTGTTTCGACAACTCCAGGACAGACAGCATTGACCAAGATATTGTCTTTTGCCAGCTCTTTTGCCATCGTTTTGGTGAACCCCAAAACAGCGTGTTTAGAAGCTGTATAGGTGCCTAGTGCGGTATAGCCGTTTTTTCCAGCTTGTGAAGCAATCTGAATGATCCGACCGCCATTCCCAACTTCTTGCATAAGCTTTCCGACATACTTTGAAGTCAAAAATACTCCTTTGGCATTCACATCCATGACTTTGTCCCAGTCAGAAGTTTGGCTGTCTACCACTAAATCCATAGTTGAAATACCCGCGCTGTTCACTAGAATGTCGACTTTACCAAAAGCTGCTATTGTACTCTCCAACCAGCTCTGGACTGACGCTTCTGAAGCAACATTCAATTTTGAAACGGCAAATCGGTCTGTTTCCAGTTCGAAGCCTTCTTTATAACCTAAATCTCCAGAAACCACAAAAGCCCCGGCTTCCAGCAAACTGTCTACGACCGCTTTTCCTATCCCGCTTTTTCCGCCGGTTACCAAAGCTACTTTGCCAGACAAATCAATTCCGATCATTAGTGCTTACCTCCTAAGAGTGACATTATGCAAATACACGTTCAAATGGATCTCTGCTAAGGCCTTTTTCTAGTACGATCTTTGCGTATTCTTTCGCCGCAAATAAAGAATGGTCTTTGTAATTTCCGCAAGAAGTTGGGGATACAGCTGGAACATCTTCTGTTTCTAAAACACGTTGCAAGGTTTTCTCTAAAGCTGCTGCTACAACTTCGGGCGAATCTTCCTCCCATTTGATCAAATAAAATCCGGTACGGCAGCCCATCGGCGAAATGTCAATAATTCCTTCCAGCTCATCTCGCAAGTAAGTCGCTAACAAATGTTCTAATGTATGCAGAGCTGCTGTAGGCAATGCATCTTGATTCGGCTGCAAAAAGCGCAAATCATATTTTTGAACAATACTGCCTTTACCGCTTTTTTCCACTCCCGCTACACGTACATACGGTGCTTTCACCAAATTATGATCTAATTCAAAACTTTCTACTTTTGCCATGCTGCATTCCTCCTAATTTTTTCCATTTTCAACGGTTAATTTCCCCAAACTTCTTGGGCAACTTCTAGTACCAATTTCACTTTATTCCACTGCTCTTCTTCGGTTAAATGGTTTCCTTCTTCTGTTGAAGCAAAACCGCATTGTGTACTCAAGCAAAGCTGCTCTAATGGAACATATTTGGCGGCTTCTTGGATACGTGCTTTGAT is a genomic window of Carnobacterium sp. CP1 containing:
- a CDS encoding NADPH-dependent FMN reductase; amino-acid sequence: MSSKSVFTRMSEALFGKKEETIIEEKGKKIMKIGIISGSVREGRNSEAVTQWIYDFAVNRNDEGVEYEIVELADYDLPLLGAKLPEERQAAAGAAIQAWSEKMASFDGYVFITPEYNHAVGGALKNATDFLKPEVANKAAALVGYGSLGGARAHENMRSILGELSVATVHTTTNFSIMSDFENMSIFKPNDYNKVNAQGMFDDLLLWSQAFSTIR
- a CDS encoding MetQ/NlpA family ABC transporter substrate-binding protein; translated protein: MKKRQSVLSSILITTALVLAACSSTGDASETESSKNDSSESQTIVIGAQASDVQIWEYIARSDAAKEAGVTLEVEEVNGGPQLNTATVEGEVDVNAFQSWAYLNSFNEESGSDLTAFATTYLEPMGIYTDKFDAIKDVSEGSVVAIADNPSNASRGLLLLEAAGLITLPDDFDALGTTSDIIENPKNLIFVEIDDTTGPRVLQDVDLVLIGNTVALEGELNVLEDSIFHEEINDETKNNVNILVTQKANAANEDVLKLGELYHDEEVQEYIEEQFDGTKVPVKKDISYLED
- a CDS encoding SDR family NAD(P)-dependent oxidoreductase; protein product: MIGIDLSGKVALVTGGKSGIGKAVVDSLLEAGAFVVSGDLGYKEGFELETDRFAVSKLNVASEASVQSWLESTIAAFGKVDILVNSAGISTMDLVVDSQTSDWDKVMDVNAKGVFLTSKYVGKLMQEVGNGGRIIQIASQAGKNGYTALGTYTASKHAVLGFTKTMAKELAKDNILVNAVCPGVVETEMKHRERVEGGLIRGMTPEEIYAEDCSQIPLGRTAAASEVASVVLFLASHLSAYMTGQAINVTGGMTMH
- a CDS encoding S-ribosylhomocysteine lyase, with the protein product MAKVESFELDHNLVKAPYVRVAGVEKSGKGSIVQKYDLRFLQPNQDALPTAALHTLEHLLATYLRDELEGIIDISPMGCRTGFYLIKWEEDSPEVVAAALEKTLQRVLETEDVPAVSPTSCGNYKDHSLFAAKEYAKIVLEKGLSRDPFERVFA